TCGTTATTGGGTTACTTGCGTTTTTGCGTTATAGCGTTCGAACGCAATAACGCTATAACCCTATAACGCTATAACGATGAGAATTAAGTCCACATTAGAAAATTATCTATTTGTTTTGCCCGCGGTATTAATCTTCGTTATTTTTTACATTATTCCTTTTATCTGGGTCTTTCAACTGGGGATGTATGAATGGGACGGTATACTCCCCACCAAGGTCTTTGTGGGCCTGGCGAATTTTAAGGAGATATTCTTTGAAGATAAGATCTGGTGGCAGTCCATGCTTAACGCCGGATGGATTACTTTTATTGCTTTAACTTTTCAAAATGCCCTGGCATTTCTTTTAGCCTTAGCCTGTGACCGCGAGATAAAACTAAAGCATTTTTACCGGCTCATCTTTTTTATCCCGCCGGTTTTATCCGAGGTAGTGGTAGGCCTGGTCTGGCAGTGGATGCTCGACGGGAACTATGGGTTGTTAAATCATTGGCTTACGCAATTAGGCCTGGGGAATTTAGCCAGGAATTGGCTCTCTGACCCCCGAACCGCACTTACTACCGTGGCTATTGTGCATTCCTGGAAGGGGTTTGGCTGGGGATTTTTGATATTTTTAGCCGGCCTGCAGACGATACCGCGCGAACTCTATGAGGCGGCGCGCTTAGACGGAGCAAATGCCTGGCATTGTTTTAAAAAGATTACCCTTCCTTTAATGGTGCCTGTGGCAGTATTGGTAGGGATACTCACGGTCTTAGGCACCATGCAGGCTTTTGTCCTGATTACGGCCATGACCGACGGCGGCCCGGCATATCATACGCAGGTGCCGGTGCTAAGGATCCTGTGGGCAATGCGCGGTTCATCGCGTTTCGGTTATGCCTGTGCCCAGGGGATTAGTTTCGGTTTGATTCTGGTGGCAATTTCTTTTATTCAGTACCGTTTTTCGCGCAAGGCGCGCCAAGCATAAACTCGCACCTGGTGCGAAACTGAGATTGTACCGTTTCTGAATTTAAGCTTGTACCTGGTACCCGATTGGTTTCGCAGACGGTATAAGATTGGATCTGCACCTGGTGCCAAAATGAAATGAAGACGATAGCGTATTATAAGACTAAGAAGGTAATGATAAATTTATTCATCCATCTTTTTTTAATTACCATTGCCGCAAGCTGCATATTTCCCTTGTTATGGATGGTTTCCTCAAGCCTGAAGACCCAGGAGACGGTATTTAAAGACATGTCTTTAATCCCGCATCAGTTTCATTTTGAAAATTATCTCCTTGCCTGGAAAGAAGGGGGGTTCGGCAGGTATGCCTTAAACAGCATAATTTACACTGCCTCGGTGGTAATCGGCATAATTATTATCGCCTCTTTAGCCGCTTACGCGTTTAGCCGCTTGCGTTTCCCGGGAAGGAATATTCTTTTCTTCATGTTTATGGCGGCGATGATGATACCCATACCCGGAAGTTTTGTTCCCCTATACGTCCTCTTGAGTAAATTGCACTTAAGGAATACCGCCTTGGGCTATATCCTGTGCATGGTGAGCGTGGGGTTATCCACAAGTATCTTCCTTTTAAAGACCTTTTTTGATAAACTTCCGCGCGAATTAGAAGACGCGGCCAGGATAGACGGGTGCTCCAAATTCGGCATCTGGTGGCACGTGGCTTTACCTTTGGCAAAACCGGTATTGGCAGTAGTCGTGGTCTTTAACGCCCTGAATGTCTGGAACGAATACGTGCTGGCCCTGATAATATTTGAGAATAAAAACCTGATGCCCCTGCAACGGGCGTTGATGATGTTTCGGGGAGAGTTCTTGACTGATTACCCGCTTTTGATGGCTGGCTTGACTATAACGGCCCTGCCTATAATCATAGTGTACCTCCTGATGCAGAAGTATATTGTTAAGGGAGTAACTTCCGGCGCGTTATTTGAATGAAAAAATTGTTTAATGCGCGAGGCATATTTGTTATAATGCCCATACTTATCGTCACTAATTAGGTAAAACCTAATAAAGGAGAGAGGTTATCAATGGAACAATCAACTAGTCAGCCAAAACACCATGTTACGGCCCGCGAAGACCGCATCCCTGTTTTTCAAAAAGCCATATACAGCATAGGAGGGCTGGTTAATAGTATTCAGTCCGCAGCTATTGGGGCGATGGTCATTGTTTTAAACATCGGATTAGGCGTGAACCCCGCTTTAGTGGGCCTGGTGGGGGCCATCCCTCGCCTTATCGACGCCATATCAGATCCCATTACCGGCTACTTTTCAGATAATTTCCGAAGCCGATGGGGACGCCGCAGGCCTGTTATATTCTTCGGAGCGATTATCGGGGGAATCCTTTTCGCATTGATGTTCCAGCTATATAAGGGGCATAGCGAGAGTTTCTATTTCTGGTATTTCGCGGCATTCCAGAGCCTTTATTTTCTTGGATTTACCTGTTTTTCCATCCCCTGGATCGCCTTAGGGTATGAAATGACGCCTGATTATCATGAACGCACACGCTTGCAGGCGGCCAGCAATTTTATCGGCCAATTTGCCTGGATAATCGCTCCCTGGTTCTTCAAGATTATGGACAATAAGAGTATGTTTGTAGATATTGTCCATGGGGCGCGAGTCCTCTCAATAATCCTTGGTGCCTTTATCGTGGTTGGCGGCATACTTCCGGCAATTTTTATCAAAGAGCGTTTCGCTGACATACCGAAACCTAAAAGAGGAGAGGGCCCTTGGAATATTACCAAAGACTTCTTCCGCGGTTCTGTGATTGCTTTCCAATGCCGCCCGTTTGTTAAACTGTGCGCGGTAACATTCTTGATCTTTAACGGATTTATGCTTGCCTCCGCCTTCTCAGCCTATGTTATTTTCTTCTATGTGTATCATGGCGATTATTCCAAAGGCGGCACACTGCTTGGTTGGTTTGGCTCGCTTAGTTCCGTTTGTACTTTCTGCGTCATTTACTTGGCCACATGGCTCTCCACAAAGATCGGCAAGCGAAAAACCTTTTTAATCACCATTTCCATTTCCATCATCGGTTACGCTTTGAAATGGATAGGGTATAACCCCGACCATCCATACTTACTGCTGATCGCAGCCCCCTTTATTGCCTTCGGCCTGGGATCGCTCTTCACATTGGTCAGTTCCATGGTTGCCGATGTTTGTGATTTTGACGAACTTTTGACCGGCACGCGCAGAGAAGGTTTGTTTGGCGCTATTTACTGGTGGATGGTAAAACTGGGACTTGCGATTTCATCGCTTCTCTCCGGGATCCTCCTGAATGTAACCGGCTTCAATATCGCATTAGGCGCTAACCAGACGGTCAGCGCTTTATTCTGGATGAGGATATGCGATATCGGAATTCCAATTGTGACCTCTTTAGTTGCTATTTTCATTATTATGACTTTTGAAATTTCAGAAGCTAAGGCATGTGAAATTCGTGCGCAGGTAGAGCGGCGAAGAGGGGAAAGACGAAGCGAAGAAATGCGGGTAGAAGAAGAAAGGCGTAGAGGCGAAAGACGGGAACAGGGTTAATATATCCAAGGGAGTAACCATGGGAGCGATTGTAGGATGATAAGTTCAGTTTTAAGCTATAAGCTATCAGTTTTAAGCAAGAAAAAAAATATTTTGTTTCTTTTGTTGCTGTTTCTTACAGCTTACAGCTTACAGCTTACAGCTTACAGTTGTTTTGCTGAAGAGCTAAGTAACCCTTCTTCCGGCGAGCTCATCGTCAAGGCCTGGGAGGCGCACGGTAAAAGAGACACAGAGGCGACTTTTAGATATACGCAGGAGTGTATTGATTTATATAAAGGAGAAGC
This Candidatus Omnitrophota bacterium DNA region includes the following protein-coding sequences:
- a CDS encoding carbohydrate ABC transporter permease; amino-acid sequence: MKTIAYYKTKKVMINLFIHLFLITIAASCIFPLLWMVSSSLKTQETVFKDMSLIPHQFHFENYLLAWKEGGFGRYALNSIIYTASVVIGIIIIASLAAYAFSRLRFPGRNILFFMFMAAMMIPIPGSFVPLYVLLSKLHLRNTALGYILCMVSVGLSTSIFLLKTFFDKLPRELEDAARIDGCSKFGIWWHVALPLAKPVLAVVVVFNALNVWNEYVLALIIFENKNLMPLQRALMMFRGEFLTDYPLLMAGLTITALPIIIVYLLMQKYIVKGVTSGALFE
- a CDS encoding MFS transporter, with product MEQSTSQPKHHVTAREDRIPVFQKAIYSIGGLVNSIQSAAIGAMVIVLNIGLGVNPALVGLVGAIPRLIDAISDPITGYFSDNFRSRWGRRRPVIFFGAIIGGILFALMFQLYKGHSESFYFWYFAAFQSLYFLGFTCFSIPWIALGYEMTPDYHERTRLQAASNFIGQFAWIIAPWFFKIMDNKSMFVDIVHGARVLSIILGAFIVVGGILPAIFIKERFADIPKPKRGEGPWNITKDFFRGSVIAFQCRPFVKLCAVTFLIFNGFMLASAFSAYVIFFYVYHGDYSKGGTLLGWFGSLSSVCTFCVIYLATWLSTKIGKRKTFLITISISIIGYALKWIGYNPDHPYLLLIAAPFIAFGLGSLFTLVSSMVADVCDFDELLTGTRREGLFGAIYWWMVKLGLAISSLLSGILLNVTGFNIALGANQTVSALFWMRICDIGIPIVTSLVAIFIIMTFEISEAKACEIRAQVERRRGERRSEEMRVEEERRRGERREQG
- a CDS encoding sugar ABC transporter permease — encoded protein: MRIKSTLENYLFVLPAVLIFVIFYIIPFIWVFQLGMYEWDGILPTKVFVGLANFKEIFFEDKIWWQSMLNAGWITFIALTFQNALAFLLALACDREIKLKHFYRLIFFIPPVLSEVVVGLVWQWMLDGNYGLLNHWLTQLGLGNLARNWLSDPRTALTTVAIVHSWKGFGWGFLIFLAGLQTIPRELYEAARLDGANAWHCFKKITLPLMVPVAVLVGILTVLGTMQAFVLITAMTDGGPAYHTQVPVLRILWAMRGSSRFGYACAQGISFGLILVAISFIQYRFSRKARQA